GAGATCAGCCGTTGTTTGGTTTAATTGTTACAACTTTCGGAGACAGCTACGGAACTCAGCTGATTACTTCTATCGTGGAATCGTCATTTGATCAGTGCATGATGATTTTAAAATGCTCGTTTGGAGATCCCGCTAAAGAAGAGAAGCTCGTGAAAGAAATGCTGGATTACGGTGTAGATGGATTGATTGTATTCCCAGCCCAGGCGGAGCATTACAGCTCAGAAATACTGAAGATGGTCGTAGACAGATTTCCTCTCGTATTAATTGATCGTTCCTTCAAAGGAGTAGCGGCTACTTCTGTCTCCACAGAAAATGAAGCAGCGGCCAAGGAAGGCACCGATTATTTATTTGAACTCGGGCACGAGCATCTCGGAGTATTAATTCCGCATAGTTTTGAAACTACAACAATCGAAGACCGTCTTAACGGAATTGTGCACGCCTTTGCGGAGAAAAAAGGAATCGTGAACCGGGACTTATGGTGTTCCGGCATAAAAAGTACATTGCCGACACCACAAGCAACAAAAGAGGAAGACATTGCTGTCATTAAAGAGCATATTAAAAAGAACCCTCATATTACTGCATTGTTTTCTCTGGAATATATGATTGCCCTGTTAGCTCAAACAGCGATCCATGAACTGGGACTCCGGGTGCCAGAAGATATTTCAATCCTTTGCTTTGATGCACCAGATTGGAGCGGTCTGGAGGAGAGTTTTACGCATTTCAAGCAGGATGAACGGGAGCTGGGCAGACTTGCTGTCAAAAGGCTGCTCGATATGTATCACGGAGAAACGAAGATTAAGAAAGACCGTATTTCAGCCAAGCTTGTCATTGGCAGCTCGACGAAAGAAATTAATGCGAAGCATCCAAGTCATTAATCTGGGAGGTGAGGATTAAAAAAACTTTATTGAATCAATAAACAAATATCGATTCTTACTATTGAGCTCTTGTATGTCTCGTGTTATGCTTTAATTAATCTTTTGATTTTATTCTAGTGCAAACGTATGCACAGTTTGTTGCAAAACGTATCTGATATATTTTTTTGAGCTTGGTGAAAGCGGATTCAACCGAACCGGCTCAATGAATGAGGAAGATACATAACAAGGTGGCCAAGTCTAGCAATCTCGATTCGTATTTGGTCCATAAGGACAGGCTGTGTGAAGTCAATAACAGAAGCAAACAATCTATATAGGATGAAGGAGAGATTTGAGCATGAACGTAGTAGTATGGAATGAAAATCGACACGAGAAAAGCAACGAAACGGTAGCAGAAATTTATCCGCATGGTATTCATGGCGCAATTGCCGGTTTTTTAGAAGAAGAAAATGTAAGCGTTACAACAGCCACACTTGATGAAGAAGAACACGGATTGACGGACGAAGTGCTAAACAACGCGGATGTTCTTGTATGGTGGGGCCACATGGCTCATGAGGAAGTCTCTGAAGAAATTGCAGAAAAAGTAAAACAACGTGTGCTCGATGGCATGGGACTTGTAGTGCTGCACTCGGCTCACTTTTCTAAAGTATTCAAAAAGCTGATGGGGACTTCCTGTGATTTGAAATGGCGGGAAGCAGATGAGAAGGAACGCATGTGGGTCGTTGATCCAACTCATCCCATCACCGAAGGCATTGGCGAATACATTGAGCTTGAAAAAGAAGAAATGTATGGCGAGCACTTTGATATTCCCGCACCAGATGAACTCGTTTTTGTCAGCTGGTTTGAAGGCGGAGAGGTGTTCCGCAGCGGAGCCACCTTTAAACGCGGGAAAGGCAGAATCTTTTATTTCCGCCCCGGTCATGAAACGTATCCAACTTACCACAATAAAGAGGTACAAACAGTCATCAAGAATGGTGTGAAATGGGTGAATAGCACAAACACACCAACTCCTGTATACGGAAACGCTAAACCACTGGAAACCATCAATAATTAATTAAAAAGGAGTTTTTGTTTATGACTACATTGAAAATCGCTGTAATTGGCTGCGGGAGCATTGCCCAGCATCGCCACTTGCCGGAATATGACATGAATTCAAATGTAGAAATTACGGCCGTTTGCGACATCGTTGAAGAAAGAGCAAAAGAAGTTGCAGAAAAGTTTGGAGCAGAATCGGTGTACACGGATTATCATACACTCCTTGAACAAGAAAATGTGGATGCAGTCAGCGTGTGCACGCCGAACTATTTACATGCCCCTGTATCGATTGCCGCATTAAAGGCTGGCTGCCATGTGCTTTGTGAAAAGCCGATGGCTACTTCTAAAGAAGAAGCCGAAGAAATGATTCAGGCAGCGGAGCAAAATGGCAGAAAGCTTATGATTGGTCACAACCAGCGTTTTGTACCAAGTCACCAAAAAGCGAAAGAATTGATTCAAGCAGGCGAACTTGGAAAAATTTACAGCTTCCGCACGACCTTTGGCCACGGCGGACCAGAAGGCTGGAGTGCTGAAGGGAAGGACACGTGGTTCTTTAAAAAAGACAAGGCATTTATCGGTGCGATGGGAGATCTTGGCGTACATAAAGCCGACTTGCTTCGTTATCTGTTAGGGGAAGAATTCGTCGACGTTGCCGGTTTTGTCGAAAACAATGCCAAAGAAAATATTACGGTCGATGATAATGCCGTATGCATTCTCCGCAGTGAGAGCGGGATTGTAGGTACGTTGACAGCAAGCTGGGCTTACAAGCCGAATGAAGATAACTCCACGGTTATTTACGGTGAAAAGGCGACCCTTCGTCTTGAGGATGATCCTAAGTATTCCTTAATCGCTCACTACACGGACGGAAGCACAGTGAATTATGAGCTTGGTCAAATCCAGTCTAATGACGAAGGCGGCCAGTCCAATTCCCATGTCGTTGAGCATTTTGTGGAGAGCATCCTTAAGGATACGGATCCATTGATCAATGGGGAGGAAGGCATGAAATCACTAGAAATCATTCTCGGCGCTATGAAATCGGGAGAGACACGTCAAATCAGCAGTTTGGAGAAGGTAGTCAAATGACGTTATTAAAAATGGGGATTATCGGTGCAGGGGGAATTGCCCAGGACCGCCACATTCCCTCCTACTTAAAGCTGAAAAATAAAGTTGAACTAACAGCTGTACAAGATGTAAATGAGGCACGAGCGAAAGAAGCAGCTGAAAAATTTCATATTCCCAACGTTTTTTCAAACTATCATGACTTGTTTAAAGAGGTTGATGCCGTCACAATTTGTACGCCGAACAAATTTCACGCGGAAATCGCCGTGGCTGCACTAGAAGCAGGAGTACACGTGTTGTGCGAAAAACCGATGGCTATGACGACCACCGAATGCCAGGCGATGATCGATGCTGCCAACCGCTATGATTCTGTCTTGTCTATAGGCTACCATTTCCGCCATATGCATGAATCCCAAGTGGCTAAAAAAGCAATCATCAACAATGAAATCGGTGATCCTCTAGTGACAAGAGTTCAGGCGATGCGCCGCCGGAAGGTTCCGGGCTGGGGCGTATTTACGAACAAAGAACTGCAAGGCGGAGGCAGCCTGATTGATTTTGGCTGTCACTTGCTCGACTTAGCTCTGTGGCTGCTTGATGATCCGAAGCCGGTCGAAGTTATGGGACGTGCGTATGACCGTTTAAGTAAAACACCGGGGCAGGTGAATGACTGGGGCGAGTTTGACCATGAAACCTTTAACGTTGATGATCATGTCACCGCTTATATCGCTTTCGAAAATGGTCTGTCCATGCAGTTTGAGTGCTCCTGGGCGGCCAACATTAAAGAAGACAATACGACATTAAGCATCTCCGGTGTGGATGGCGGCTTAAGTGTCTTTCCGTTCGAGCTTTACCAGGCGAAGTACGGCGAGCTGTGGGACAGCCAAGTTAAACTGCGCGGCGGAGCCGATGATTTTGGATTAAAGCAGGCGGAAAATTTCGTCGACAGCTGTATGGGCGCGGCCGACTTAGTTGTCGAGCCTGAACAGGCGCTTAAGGTGACTCAGCTTATGGAAGCGATCTATGCCAGCAGTAAGACAGGGACAAGTATCAAGCTATAAAATTTAGAGGAGTGGTGAAATGAAACTAGGTGTCTTTACCGTATTATTTTCCGATAAATCCTTTGAAGATATGCTCGATCATGCTAAAGAAGCTGGTCTGAAAGCCGTCGAAATCGGTACTGGCGGTTACCCAGGCAACGCTCACTGCAACGTCGATGAGCTGCTTGAAAGTGAAGAAAAAAGAAACGAATACTTGCAAAAGGTTCAGGATCGCGGTTTAACAATCAGCGCCTTCAGCTGCCACGGAAATCCGCTTTCCCCTGATCAGGAATTTGCACAGGAATGCCACGATACGTTTGTGAAAACCATCAAGCTTGCTGGGTTAATGGGCGTACCTGTCGTGAATACCTTCTCCGGAACACCTGGAGGGCATGAAGAGGACCGCACGCCAAACTGGCCGGTGACGCCTTGGCCCGTTGATTACTCTGATGTCTTTGAATGGCAGTGGAAGGAAAAGCTGATTCCTTATTGGAAGGAACAAGGTGAGCTTGCCGAGAAACACAACGTGAAAATCGGTCTTGAGCTGCATGCAGGCTTTCTCGTTCATACCCCATACACGATGCTTAAGCTTCGTGAGGCAACAAGTAAAGCGGTAGGCGCAAACCTTGATCCGAGCCACTTGTGGTGGCAGGGCATTGATCCTGTAGCAGCTATTAAAATCTTAGGGAATGAAGACGCGATTCATCATTTCCATGCTAAAGATACGTACATCGATCAAGAAAACGTCAACATGTACGGTCTTACCGACATGCAGCCTTACGGAAACGTGAAAACCCGTGCCTGGACGTTCCGCTCTGTCGGCTACGGTCATGGTACCCAGGAGTGGTCCAACATCGTAAGTGCCCTTCGTACGTATGGGTATGATTACGTCATCAGCATTGAGCACGAAGATCCGATCATGTCGATCAATGAAGGCTTCAGCCAAGCCGTGAAAAATCTTAAATCTGTCATTATTGAAGAACAGCCTGCAGAGATGTGGTGGGCATAGCTTAATAATTCAAGTCGTCCAAACAATGGGCGGCTTTTTTTATCTATGGACCCAGTTAGAAATATTTCTTACCCTGTCAATCGGATACTTTGGAAACATAAGAAATAAATGGTAGACTCATAGTAAGTTATATTTAGTCGAAAAATCATAGGAGGTAGCTATGTTAAAGGTTATAGGACGTTTTATTGCTATGGGAATGGTTGGAGCTTTATTTGTCAGTCTGCCTATACATACGAAAGCCGCAGAAAAAGTAACTCCTACAGACATTAATGAGATGTTAACTGATGCAGCAGTAAAAAAAGGAATTCCTCCAGAAGTGGCTAAAGCAGTCGCTCATAAGGAAAGTCTGTGGACACAATGGGAGGACGCGGCACAAACAGAACCATTTATCAGCGAGGATGGCGGTATTGGCATCATGCAGGTGACTAGTCATATATGTGCAGAGGGACAGTCATCCAGTAGTTGTTACGATCGTGAGAAGCTTGAAAATGATATTGAATACAACATAAACGCTGGCCTTGAGATCTTAAACGAAAAATGGGGATTGGCAAAGCAGGGAGTCATTCCTACAATCAATGATGGAAAACGGGATGAATTAGAATCGTGGTATTTCGCTGTAATGGCTTATAACGGCTTAAAGCCTGTAAACAGCCCGGTCGATAGGGATGGTAATCGAAATCTGACCACCTATCAGGATGGTGTTTTTAATAGATTGTCAGATTACAGCCTCGACCAGGATTCTCTGACGGAGCTTCCTTTTAGCAGAGAAGACTTTTCCTATGACCGCAATTCTGACGAAAACATTACATTTAACAAAATGGACTATGATGTCAAAAAACCGCTCACTAAATCGCGTCAGCTCTATGAAGCTGATGATCAAGTCTACATCCCTTTAACAAGCAATTTAAAAGCACATCCCAGCGATGGAAGCGGGAAAACTGTAGAGAATCAATTAGCCACGGTGCTTGACTCCAAAAGGTATTATGATTCTTCTCTTCAATCGTCCGGCCGCCAGTGGGTAAGGTATAAAGTGAAAACCGAGAACGGCGACACGGGCTATGTAGCTTCCAGTGTAATGAAACCGCTCAGTCCGCGTCTTTCTGGAACAAACCGGATCGAAACAGCCGTTGAAGTTGCAAAAGAAGGCTGGGAAAATGGAGCGGATACCGTAGTGCTTGCTAGAGCGGACAAATTCCCGGATGCCTTGGCCGGAGCCCCGCTTGCCTACCAGCTGGACGCACCGATTCTTTTAACGGAGACAGATAGACTTCCAGAAGAAACGAAGCAAGTGATCGAACAGTTAGGTGCTGAGAAAGCCGTTCTTCTCGGCGGGAAAAACGGGGCGATCACTGAGCACGTTCGAAATACACTCGAAACGAGTATGGGGCTTGATACGAAGCGAATCGCCGGAACAAACCGCTATGAAACCGCTCGAGCGATTGCGGACGAATTGGATTCGGACAGTGATTCAGCAATCATCGCTTACGGCGGTAATTTTCCCGATGCACTAGCGGCAGCTCCATATGCTGCACGCCATGGAATGCCGATTATTTTAACAGAAAAAGATAAACTGAATGCGGCTACGAAGGCTGCATTAAATGGGGTCAAACGAACGGTTGTAGTCGGCGGCACAGGGGTAGTCAGTGAAAAGGTATTCAAGGAACTGCCAAATCCACAGCGAAAAGCAGGAACGAACCGCTATGAAACAGCAGCAGTGATGTCCGATTATGCTAACCTTGGCCATGTGAAAGGCTATGTTGTTACAGGAGAAAAATTTGCAGACGCACTGACAGGCTCTGTCCTGGCAGCCAAAGAAGATGCGCCGCTGTTGTTAGTGAACGGATCTTCGCTTCCAGAGGAAACAGAAAGCTTCATTAAAGGAGAAGGAATCTCTGATTATGTCTTGCTGGGCGGTCCTGGAGCTGTCAATCCAGTAAAACCATTAGCGAAACTCAGCTATGACCTTGAAAATTAAGCAGAAACCCGGTGTAAAGCCGGGTTTTTTGTTTGCAGGAATTTTATCTGCTTCCTGATTCGAAAAGGATGAATGCTTTAGCCTTGTCCTCCTGAACTCGTGTGGCAAAAGGACGAATGTTGTTGTATATTCAAGGAAAGCTACACAGTGTCTGAAAATCTTTAAATCGGGGTGTTCTTTGATGAAAACGGATAAAATGAATCCTAAAGTCGACCAATTTCTAAGTAAAGCAAAGAATTGGAAGGAAGAATATGAAAAGCTGAGAAATATTATTCTCGAATGTGAAGTCACTGAAGAATTTAAATGGGGAAAACCTTGTTACACCTTTAATAAGAAAAATGTCGTTTTAATCCACGGATTTAAAGATTATTGCGCACTTTTGTTTCACAAAGGAGCCCTGTTAAAGGACCCTCACGGAATGCTTATTCAACAAACGGAAAATGTCCAGGCAGCGCGTCAGCTAAGATTCACTAACGTGGAGAACATTACGGCTGTCGAAACGATGATCAAAGACTATGTAGATGAAGCCATTGAAGTAGAAAAAGCCGGTTTGGAAGTGGAATTTAAAAAGGAATTTGAAATTCCTGAGGAACTTCAAAATAAGTTTGATGAAATGCCTCTTTTGAAAACAGCGTTTGAAGAACTAACCCCTGGCCGGCAGCGAGCCTATATTCTTCACTTTTCTCAAGCCAAACAATCCAAAACCCGGGTGTCGAGGATTGAAAAATATACACAGCATATTCTTAACGGCAAGGGATTAAATGATTAAGGCCATTTAATAAATATTTACATGAAAGAAGCTGTAGAAAGAACTAAATGGATGGAGGTAAATGAATGAACAATTCTACGGAAGTAATAAATTGTCCGAAGTGCGGAAGCAGAGAATTGGGAAAAGGGAAGCATTCAGGATATGCGGTTATGGTTCCTTCAGAAAAGGCGCTTAGCTTAGGTTCTGATATTGAGTACATTCTTTGTACGGATTGTGGATTGATTATTGAGAGCTATGTGAAAAAACCTGAGAAATTTAAGTGAACAGCAGTTAATAAGAATTTGTAGGGGGCCGCTATGAAAAGGAAACCAATATATGTAGAGATACCTATTGAAGCTGAAATGGATGACCTTTGGAGCTTCTCTCAAGATCCCGATTTGCATCAACAATGGGATTTGCGATTTTCCTCGATTACCTATCTGCCGAAGACTCATGAAAGCGACCCTCAGGAATTTGAGTATAAAACAAATATCGGCTTTGGTCTTAAGGTAGAGGGATGGGGAAGAAGCGTTGGTAGTTATCATAGTAAGGATGGCTCCAGAACATCTGCCTTACATTTTGGCAGTGATCAATCAATGTCGCTGATTACAGAAGGGAAAGGGTATTGGAAATATGTCGAAAACAACCATTCTTCCTTAACCTTTCTGACACAATATGATTACAAGACACGATTTGGTAAATTTGGAGAGTGGCTCGACTTTTGCTTGTTTCGTCCGTTGATCGGATGGGCAACAGCGGTGAGTTTTGATGTGTTAAAACGCTGGCTTGAGAAAGGGGAAACTCCTGCTTCCCAATACATAAGATTTTCAATCTACTGGCTGCTCACCTATGTTTTTGCTTTTGTCTGGCTGTACCATGGCCTTGTACCGAAACTCTTAAACTTGCACCCCGAAGAAATAAATATGGCCAAAAGCCTGCTTTCTTTTCATTTTATCCAGCCATCTACAGTTGTAGTGATTCTCGGAATAATAGAGATCATTTTTGGATTGTTATGGCTCTTTACCAGTAAGCGTAAGCGGCTGTTTATGTTCCAAATCATTATTTTCCCTGTTTTAACAGTGTCGGCTGTTCTTGGAGACTCAAGTACATTAATTCATCCCTTTAGTCCACTTACTTTTAATCTATGTTTATTCATTCTTTCTTTGATAGGATTAATGATTACTCCTGACATCCCGACGGCTGAATCTTGTAAAAGGAGGAGGTAAGGAGAGTTCATATGTCGATCTATAAACGTGTATTAGGCAAGGAATTTTATCACTTACATCCTATGCTTCAACACAAGTATGAATTGTTATCCAGCGGTACTTTTTCCGGCTCCGGAGTGATGAAAAAAATAAAGGGTGGACCAAAGTGGTTGTATCCAATGTTCTACTTGGGAGCTAAGTGGAAGCTTTTATTCCCTGAGAGCGGAGAGAATATTCCATTTACGATAACAAACACATCTAGATGTGGAGAGAATGGTGAGAGACAAGTTCACTGGGAACGGATCTTTTATTTTAAAGGGAAACGACGGTATTTTAATGCTTTAATGAGTTTTGACCAATCGCAAAATGTAATTAAAGATTATTTAGGTGAACCTCCCCTTTTTTATTCAGATCTCGTCTTAAAAATAGATGAAGAAAATAGAAGCTTGAGAATTGAATCAAAAGGGCAGCGACTCGTTTTCGGAAAACGGGAAATTTCTCTCCCCCGGTTCCTGCAGGGATTAGCTGTAATAAATGAAAGCTACTCCGAAGAAAAAGGTGTTTTTCAAATAACTGTAGGAGTGAAAAATCCACTTGTCGGTTGGGTTTTTTATTACGAAGGCGAGTTTAAACAAGATGAGTTAGATGAGAATTAAATGCGTTCTCACCGTGATCGTGTGAACGACTCTAGCTTTTCTCTACACTTTAAGGAGGTTTAAGTTGAGTAGAAAGAATGAATCACCGGA
This Halobacillus salinarum DNA region includes the following protein-coding sequences:
- a CDS encoding cell wall-binding repeat-containing protein translates to MLKVIGRFIAMGMVGALFVSLPIHTKAAEKVTPTDINEMLTDAAVKKGIPPEVAKAVAHKESLWTQWEDAAQTEPFISEDGGIGIMQVTSHICAEGQSSSSCYDREKLENDIEYNINAGLEILNEKWGLAKQGVIPTINDGKRDELESWYFAVMAYNGLKPVNSPVDRDGNRNLTTYQDGVFNRLSDYSLDQDSLTELPFSREDFSYDRNSDENITFNKMDYDVKKPLTKSRQLYEADDQVYIPLTSNLKAHPSDGSGKTVENQLATVLDSKRYYDSSLQSSGRQWVRYKVKTENGDTGYVASSVMKPLSPRLSGTNRIETAVEVAKEGWENGADTVVLARADKFPDALAGAPLAYQLDAPILLTETDRLPEETKQVIEQLGAEKAVLLGGKNGAITEHVRNTLETSMGLDTKRIAGTNRYETARAIADELDSDSDSAIIAYGGNFPDALAAAPYAARHGMPIILTEKDKLNAATKAALNGVKRTVVVGGTGVVSEKVFKELPNPQRKAGTNRYETAAVMSDYANLGHVKGYVVTGEKFADALTGSVLAAKEDAPLLLVNGSSLPEETESFIKGEGISDYVLLGGPGAVNPVKPLAKLSYDLEN
- a CDS encoding sugar phosphate isomerase/epimerase family protein, with product MKLGVFTVLFSDKSFEDMLDHAKEAGLKAVEIGTGGYPGNAHCNVDELLESEEKRNEYLQKVQDRGLTISAFSCHGNPLSPDQEFAQECHDTFVKTIKLAGLMGVPVVNTFSGTPGGHEEDRTPNWPVTPWPVDYSDVFEWQWKEKLIPYWKEQGELAEKHNVKIGLELHAGFLVHTPYTMLKLREATSKAVGANLDPSHLWWQGIDPVAAIKILGNEDAIHHFHAKDTYIDQENVNMYGLTDMQPYGNVKTRAWTFRSVGYGHGTQEWSNIVSALRTYGYDYVISIEHEDPIMSINEGFSQAVKNLKSVIIEEQPAEMWWA
- a CDS encoding ThuA domain-containing protein; translated protein: MNVVVWNENRHEKSNETVAEIYPHGIHGAIAGFLEEENVSVTTATLDEEEHGLTDEVLNNADVLVWWGHMAHEEVSEEIAEKVKQRVLDGMGLVVLHSAHFSKVFKKLMGTSCDLKWREADEKERMWVVDPTHPITEGIGEYIELEKEEMYGEHFDIPAPDELVFVSWFEGGEVFRSGATFKRGKGRIFYFRPGHETYPTYHNKEVQTVIKNGVKWVNSTNTPTPVYGNAKPLETINN
- a CDS encoding DUF4166 domain-containing protein, whose product is MSIYKRVLGKEFYHLHPMLQHKYELLSSGTFSGSGVMKKIKGGPKWLYPMFYLGAKWKLLFPESGENIPFTITNTSRCGENGERQVHWERIFYFKGKRRYFNALMSFDQSQNVIKDYLGEPPLFYSDLVLKIDEENRSLRIESKGQRLVFGKREISLPRFLQGLAVINESYSEEKGVFQITVGVKNPLVGWVFYYEGEFKQDELDEN
- a CDS encoding YdeI/OmpD-associated family protein, with amino-acid sequence MKTDKMNPKVDQFLSKAKNWKEEYEKLRNIILECEVTEEFKWGKPCYTFNKKNVVLIHGFKDYCALLFHKGALLKDPHGMLIQQTENVQAARQLRFTNVENITAVETMIKDYVDEAIEVEKAGLEVEFKKEFEIPEELQNKFDEMPLLKTAFEELTPGRQRAYILHFSQAKQSKTRVSRIEKYTQHILNGKGLND
- a CDS encoding transcription initiation factor TFIIIB; the encoded protein is MNNSTEVINCPKCGSRELGKGKHSGYAVMVPSEKALSLGSDIEYILCTDCGLIIESYVKKPEKFK
- a CDS encoding DoxX-like family protein — translated: MKRKPIYVEIPIEAEMDDLWSFSQDPDLHQQWDLRFSSITYLPKTHESDPQEFEYKTNIGFGLKVEGWGRSVGSYHSKDGSRTSALHFGSDQSMSLITEGKGYWKYVENNHSSLTFLTQYDYKTRFGKFGEWLDFCLFRPLIGWATAVSFDVLKRWLEKGETPASQYIRFSIYWLLTYVFAFVWLYHGLVPKLLNLHPEEINMAKSLLSFHFIQPSTVVVILGIIEIIFGLLWLFTSKRKRLFMFQIIIFPVLTVSAVLGDSSTLIHPFSPLTFNLCLFILSLIGLMITPDIPTAESCKRRR
- a CDS encoding Gfo/Idh/MocA family protein, with the translated sequence MTLLKMGIIGAGGIAQDRHIPSYLKLKNKVELTAVQDVNEARAKEAAEKFHIPNVFSNYHDLFKEVDAVTICTPNKFHAEIAVAALEAGVHVLCEKPMAMTTTECQAMIDAANRYDSVLSIGYHFRHMHESQVAKKAIINNEIGDPLVTRVQAMRRRKVPGWGVFTNKELQGGGSLIDFGCHLLDLALWLLDDPKPVEVMGRAYDRLSKTPGQVNDWGEFDHETFNVDDHVTAYIAFENGLSMQFECSWAANIKEDNTTLSISGVDGGLSVFPFELYQAKYGELWDSQVKLRGGADDFGLKQAENFVDSCMGAADLVVEPEQALKVTQLMEAIYASSKTGTSIKL
- a CDS encoding GntR family transcriptional regulator encodes the protein MKSLYEQVYESLKKDIVASKYQVGDRVPSEKELSETFQVSRITSKKALEKLMNEGYVYRQRGKGTFVAEFEQNRLRSHNGKRDQPLFGLIVTTFGDSYGTQLITSIVESSFDQCMMILKCSFGDPAKEEKLVKEMLDYGVDGLIVFPAQAEHYSSEILKMVVDRFPLVLIDRSFKGVAATSVSTENEAAAKEGTDYLFELGHEHLGVLIPHSFETTTIEDRLNGIVHAFAEKKGIVNRDLWCSGIKSTLPTPQATKEEDIAVIKEHIKKNPHITALFSLEYMIALLAQTAIHELGLRVPEDISILCFDAPDWSGLEESFTHFKQDERELGRLAVKRLLDMYHGETKIKKDRISAKLVIGSSTKEINAKHPSH
- a CDS encoding Gfo/Idh/MocA family protein encodes the protein MTTLKIAVIGCGSIAQHRHLPEYDMNSNVEITAVCDIVEERAKEVAEKFGAESVYTDYHTLLEQENVDAVSVCTPNYLHAPVSIAALKAGCHVLCEKPMATSKEEAEEMIQAAEQNGRKLMIGHNQRFVPSHQKAKELIQAGELGKIYSFRTTFGHGGPEGWSAEGKDTWFFKKDKAFIGAMGDLGVHKADLLRYLLGEEFVDVAGFVENNAKENITVDDNAVCILRSESGIVGTLTASWAYKPNEDNSTVIYGEKATLRLEDDPKYSLIAHYTDGSTVNYELGQIQSNDEGGQSNSHVVEHFVESILKDTDPLINGEEGMKSLEIILGAMKSGETRQISSLEKVVK